CGCTCATCGTAGGCACCTTGCAACCTTGGCTCTCATGCGCTGCTCCTTCGCGATTCCTCTAGCTTCCTTCCCGCAAGACGTGTCCGAGCGCCCGGGCCAGAGCGGCCGGCTCTCGTACGCTGACCATGAGCGTTCTCAGGTGGACCGGGAATCCCATGACATAGGCCCGCTGGCGGGGGTTCAGCTCGAGGCTCACGATCCCTTGCCCCGAGCCGTTCACCAGCCATCGTCCGGCGAAACCGTGGACGCCGCGGCTGATCGGCCTGGCGTCGAGCTTGGAGACCGATACGATCGCCGAGCGGGGAAAGCGCGCTCGGAACGCCCAGCCCATCCGCACGCGAACCTCTCCCCCCTCCACCTCCAGGGTCGAGCGCGAGGGAGGCAGGAGAACGATCTTCGACAACACCCGATACCACGGATCGAACCGGATCGGAAAAGTCAGCGGCATCGCGGACATGGTCTTTTCCTCCTGAGGCTCTGTGCCCGATGGCGCCGCAAGCTCGCGATGATCGGGGCTCGCGCCTCGCCGGCGAAGCTCGCGTTTCCCATCAGCGTTCGAGAACTCCGGATGCAACTTCAACCGAACCCTGTTCTCGTGCCGATTGCGCTCGGGAATCCTTCTAGCTTCCCGGAGCCTGGTGAAGATGCTCGAGCTTCGCACGGATGTATTCTCCATCCTCCGGGATGAGAACGAGGGAGCGGCGATAACTTTGGCCGGCTTCCTCTGCTTTCCCCGACGCGGCGTAGGCATCCGCCAGGCTGTCGAAGGCCCGGAACGACTGCGGGAACATTTCGGCATTGAGGCGGAAGATGGCGATGGCTTCGTCGTTTCTCTTCTTATCCAGAAGGTCCTGGCCCAAATGGTCCAGCTCCGGCTCGCGAAAGTTGTAGCGCGCCGGCGTGTCCCTCCGAAGCGCGCGATACCGATCCACGGCGGCCTCGATCCCGTCGCGCTTGATGGCGGCGGAGATCTCGGGAGCGATCGACGGGAGCGGCCGGCGCAGCTGGAACCCCGCCTGCTCGTTCAGGAAGGTCACGATGTCGGCGAAGAAACCGGGGTTGACGGTGGCATGTGTCACCCCCTCGCCATGCTCCCCATGGATCTTGACGAGCCGCTTCGGAGAGCGCGCCAGATCGTATAGTTTCTGTCCGTTCTCCGCCAGAGGAATGCGCCGGTCGTCGACGCTGTGAATCACCAGGACGGGCATCTTCACAAGCCCAATCTTTTTGTCCGATTCGAACCGGGCCCTCAGCAGCAGGCGCATCGGCAGAAAGGGAAACATTTTCTGCCCGATGGCGATCGCCGAAGAGAATCCGGACCCCACGATCAACCCGCCGGCGTCCACGTGACTCGCGAGGTCGATGGCGACGGCGGACCCGAGCGACGCGCCGAATAGGACTATGTTCTTGGCCGGAGCGTGCTTCTCCTTTCGCAGGTAGTCGTAGGCGGCGCGGGCCTCCCATTCGATCACTTCCTCGCTCGGCTCGCCGGGCGAGCCCGCGTAGCCCGGGTACTCGGGCGCCATGACGTTGAAGCCCATCGAGCGGAACTGGTCGTACGCGTTGGCGCTCAGCGAGACGTTGTCGCCGGTCCCATGGAAGAAGAGCAGCCAAAGATTGCCCGCGTCCGCCGGCAGGCTCGGGACGAGCCAGGCAAAAACCTTCGTGCCGCCGAGCTCGGCGAACTCGACGCGCTGCTCGTTCAGGACGAGACTCGGCCAGGGCGGGACGTAAGGCAGACGGCGATTGAAGGCGATCCGGGTCTCATTGGCTCTCAGCCAGACACACGCCCCGACGTAGCCTATGACGAGGATGACGGCAAGGCTCATCAAGATCCGCTTCAGCCACTTCCGCATCGTCCCTGTCTCGATGCCAGTAACTTGTCCTTCAGTGAGGCGTCCTTGAAATCGCCATCTTGAGGGCGCCAAGCGCTGCCCCGCCCCCGACCCCCGCGAGCACGTGATCGAAGGCCGCTCCCGCCACGATGCCGATCCCGATTCCGACCGCCACCCAATGGAGAGCCAGACCTCGCGTCGCCGGATGGTTCCTGCCGGCGACCAGGAGCACGCAGCCCGCCAACAGCACACCGCTGACTCCGGCCAGCTCTCCCTTGTGGCGGAGATCGTCGGCGACCGTGAGGAAGCCGATCGCCGCGCCGAGGATGAGCACGATCCCGGCGACCGCGGTCCATCGCGAGCCCGCCACGTCAGCCCTTTCCCCCCTCTTCGCCGGGTCCCTCGACGACGTAAGCATACAGCCGCTGGTCGATCACGCAGCCGTCTTTGATGGCGCTGCGCCTCAAGCGGGCCTCGCACACGTAGCCGGCCTTCTCCAGGACGCGAAAGGAAGCAGCGTTCCATTCGTACGGCACGGCAAACACCCGCGTCAAGCCGTGCTCCCGGATCGCCAAGGCCGTGACCGCCGCGAGCGCCTCGGTCATGATGCCGCGCCCCCAGAGCGGCTCCGCCAGCCAGTAGCCGATCTCGGCCGAGACGCGCTCCACGTCGCCATGAAGCCTGAAGCCGATCCCGCCGACCGCCGCTTCGTCCACAACGATGGCGAACACCGTCTCCGGATCGGCCGCCAGCGCCCGCCCGATGAACGCCCGAGCGTCCGCCAGCCGGTAGGGGTGAGGGAAAGCGTCGCGCAAATTGATCCATACACGCCGGTTGTCGGCGTGAGCGGCGAGCGACTCCGCGTCGCTTTCACGCCAGGAGCGAACCCGGCATTTCTCGAGATTCAGCTCCACGGTGGCTCTATGTCCTCCTGACTTTTCGCCGAGCGTCGAAGCGCGCCAGGCGCGCCGGATTGCTCGCGTGACCAATTCAGCGGCGCTTCGCGGGCTTGGAAAGCCCTCGGGCGCCCGCGCGACGCTTCGACGGCTTCCGCGCCCGAGGCGGCGTCTTGGCTCTCCGCGGCTTGCTGGCGCCTCGCTTCACCTTCTTCCCGGCCATGGGACGGACGCGCTCAGGCAGCTCGGCCCCTCCCGTTTCACGATTCCACTCCTCGTAGGTCTGAGGTGAGATCTCGCCCTTGACCAGCAACTCCGCGAACTTCCTCCGCTGCGCCTTGCTCTTGAATGGCATGGGTGATCTTGCCCGCTCAAAGCGATACGTGCTGGGACGCGGAATGTCCGCATCGACAAATCAGATTGTCAGTCATTTCCCTTCCTCTCCGCCATTGTTTGCTGCCAAGAGGTCCTCTCCACGCGACGCGACGACGCTCGAATATAGATCTTCCGAGGCCTCCTCAACCAGCGGCGAGCCTGAGGCCCGGCCCGAATGTGGCTCGTGACGGAGGCGGACAGTCGCTCCCGTGTCTTCTGGATGGCCGGCGAGATCGGATTCGATTCAATGGTCCGGAGGCCGGGGGGGCAAGGAGACCAGGAGCTTCGCGAGGACGCTGGGGTTCACGGGCTTGACGAGGTGGTGATCGAAGCCGGCCTCGAGAGTCCGCTTCTTGTCGGTCTCCTGGCCCCAGCCGGTCACCGCCATGAGAACGATGTCCTTCCCCCAAGGCTGTTGGCGGATGTGCCGCGCCACGTCGTAGCCGTTCGTCTTCGGCATGCCGATGTCCAGCAGCGCCACGGCGGGGCGGAACTGGTCGGCAGCTTCCAGGGCTTGCAGCCCGTCGTAGGCCGAACGGGTCTCGTAGCCCATGATCTCCAGCATCATGCTCAGGCTGGCGGCCGCATCCTTGTTGTCGTCCGCCACCAGAATGCGGCACCGCTTCGCGCCGGCGGGTCTCGGGGGATCTTCCCTCGGAGGCCTCTCATCGGACGTCTTCTCATCGGCCTTCGACGGTTGCCGGGTCCTCGTCTCAGCGATTGGCAGCCTGACGATGAATTCACTCCCCTTGCCCGGACCGTCGCTGCGGGCCTCGATGCGCCCTCCGTGCATCTCCAACAATCTCTTGACCAGCATCAAGCCGATCCCCAGCCCGCCGTGGGCGCGCTCCAGCGACCGATCCACTTGCGTGAACGGCTCGAAGATGTGCGGCAGCATCTCCTCTGGAATGCCGATGCCGGTGTCGCGCACCGAGATCACCGCTTCCGCTCCCTGGCGCTCGGCGGCCAGCGAAATGCGGCTTCCGCGCTCGGAGAACTTGGCGGCGTTGCTCAACAGGTTCGAGAACACCTGCGCCAAGCGCATCAGATCGGCGTCCAGGACGATGGGCTCGCGCGCCGGCGCGAAGTCGAGCTGCTGGCCCGACCGATCGATCACCGCCTGGCTCGTTTCCACCGCAGCCCGCAAGGCCTTCGCCAGCTCCACGCGCTCCTTCCGCAGACCGAGCCGGTTCCTGGTGATGCGCGACACGTCCATCAGGTCGTCGATCAGCCGCGCCATCTGCTGCATCTGACGATCGATGACGTCCCGCGCCCACTGCACTTCCGGCGTCCGCGGCCCCTTGAGGCGCAGGATTTCGACGGCGTTCTGGACCGGCGCCAGGGGATTGCGCAGCTCGTGAGCCAGGGTCGCCAGGAACTCGTCCTTGCGCCGATCGGCCTCGCGCAGGTCCTCTTCGCCCTGCTTGCGATCGGTGATGTCGAGGCACGAGCCGATGTAGCCGGCGAACTCACCGGCGGGCCCGTAATAGGGGATCCCGTTGTCCAGCATCCAGCGGTATTCCCCGTCGTGGCGCCTGAGCCGGTACTCCATGGCGAACGGCTGGCGCGTGTCGAAAGAGCCGACGTAGGTTTTCAGGCAACGGTCCAGGTGTTCCGGGTGGACGTTTTCCGCCCATCCATATCCGATCTCCTGCTCCAGCGATCGCCCCACGAAATCGAGCCATGACTTGTTGAACCAGGTGCAGAGCTTGTCGGTCCCGCTGATCCAGACAGCGACGGGCGCCGCGTCGGCCAGGAGACGGAAACGCTCCTCGCTCGCGCGCAGCGCCAGCTCCGCTTCCTTCTGCTCGGTGATGTCGACGATCGTTCCGGCGACTCGCGTGCCGCCATCCGGCTCGTCGCGAAACGGCACGCCGCGGACCACGAGCCACCGCCACGCCCCGTCGTTCCGGCGAACGCGGAACTCGGCGGAGGTCGGCTTGCCGGCGTCCCTGATGTCCTGCCAGTTCCCGCGCGCGGCGTCGCGGTCCTCCGGATGGACCGCGTTCAGCCATCCCATCCCGCCCTCCGCCGTGCGCTGTTCCTCGGTCTGGCCGGTGAACTCTCGCCACCAGGCGACGTTCGCTTCGTCGATGTGCGGCATCGGCGTCCCGTCGCGCCGGTACTGCCAGATCGACTGGCTCGACGCGCGGACGAGGGTTCGAAACAGCCGCTCGCGCTGCTTGACGGCTTCTTCAGCCTGCTTGCGCCCGGTGACGTCGCTGAGAGAGGCGAGCCAGCCGATCACCTCGCCGCGCTCGTCGCGATCGGGCGTGTACGTCACCCGCATCCAGGAGGGCCCGCGATAGGCGTAGGGGATTTCCACTTCGAACTCGACATCCTCGCCGCGCAGGACCTGGTCGATGTGAGGAGCGAGCGACGCGTAGGCCTCTTGACCGAGAATGTCGGCAATCGGACGACCCACGATCTCTTCGGGCCGGCGGCCCAGGAATTCGGCGCAGGCGCGGTTCACGAAAACAAAGCGGCGGTCCCTGCTACAGCGGGTCAGGAACAGGGGCGTCCGGCTGGTGATCAACTCCAGCTCCGCCTCCTTCGCCCGCAGCGCCTCCTCCGTCTTACGGCGACCGGCGATTTCGCTTTCGAGCTGCTTCTGCCGGGCCAGCGCTTCCTCCGCGGCGTCCTCCGCGCGGCGCTTCGCGCGGCGCATCGCGTTGCCCAGGCCAATCACGATGAGGGAGGAAGCGAAATAGACCAGCAATCCGGCAAGGCCGCCCGGGCTTCTCAGCGACAAAGGGGAATTGGGCTCGGTTTCAACGAAGATGAGGTCGGTGGCGAGATAGCCCAGAACGGTCGCCACGAGAGCCGGCCGCCAGCCTCCGACCCAGACCGCGACGGCGATCGCGGCGTACATCGTGATGAACGGCAGGCGATGATCCAGAAGCGGATCGAGCAGCCACCGGGCGCCGACTGCCGCCGCGATCGCCCCCATCGCGACCAGGTAGGGGAAGAGGATTCGCCGGAATCGCTGCACTGAGGAAGACCGTCGCCCGCGTCAAGCAGTGTCGCGAACACGAAACGTGTGCGTGTCAGATCACGGGCGCCGCGCATCGGCTTGTCGCCGATGCCTCACCGCCCACCCTCGGCTGCCAGCCTTTTCCGTCGCCACGCGAGCGCCAGGGCGAGGATCCCGATGGCAGTCGTGAGCGTCACCACCGCTCCGCCTTCCAAACCGAACGTCCCGCCCGTGAACCGGCGAGGCCCTTCCACAGTGAAGAGTTGCGTGCCGGTATTATACGGGTCCTGGCCGCTCACCGACAGTCCGAGAACCGGTCCGAGCAGGGAATTCCAGGCGAAGTGAACCCCGATGGGCATCCAGAGATTGCCGGTGAGGTAGTAAGCCAGATCGCGCGCCAGGCCCTGCGGCGCGAATCCCAGGCTCGCCAGGGTCCGCCGGTCGACGAAGCGCGCCATGACCCAGGCCGCCGCCACGATGGTCACCGCGCTGATGACATCGAAGTAGAGGCGCGCCTCAAGCGGAGCTTCCTTCTGCCAACGCTCCAGCCGCCCGGCAAGGGGAACGAGGCAAGGCGCCAGGAGAATCCCCATAGAATCAGGAACGCGCCGATCTTCCACGTCATGGTCCAGGCGGAGCGCACCGAGAGGAAGGCCCGGCGCGTCGCGTCCGGCGGCGCGGCGGCGGCGCGCGCGGTGCTCTGCGGACCCCTCACTGCAGCCCGAGCCGGTAGAGCCGCCCGGCATTGGCGCGCATCACCATCGTCGCGATCTCCCTGGCCCGGGCGCGGCTGACCGCTTCGTCGCGAATCATGTCGCCGAGCGCCAAGGCGAGCGCCTTGCGCCCGTTCCTGGCGGCCACCCACGCCCCGATTTCCCAGCCCATGTCCGGCCCGAGCGCCGAGGCATCCGAGCCGTAGAGGACCTTCTCCGGATACTGCGTCAGCCAATCCCTCAGCACCTCGGCGAGCGCGGCCGGCGTGTAAAGCAGCGTCATTGCCGACATGTCGGCGTAGACGTTCGGCTTCCAGAGCATCGCGCCCGCGTGAGAGGCAAAGACCCCGCCCCCATGGATGATGACGAAGTTCGTCTGGCGCAACGACGGATCGTTGAAGACCGGCTCGAGCAGCAGCGGATCCGAGCCCGCCGCCCGGTAGAAATTGCCGGGGCCTTCGAAGGCATGGAGGTGGACGGCCATTCCGAGTCGGCCGGCCTCGCGCGCGATGGCGCGGAACAGGAAATCCTGGAGCGCCTTGTACTCGGCATGTGACGGCTCGCCGCCGGCGGCGTACCGCGCGTAGATCCGGCCCGCGGCCGGCGCTTGAACCTCTTCGAAATCGAGCGAGCGAAGGAGCGCCGCCTCGAACTTGACCGCCACGCAGCCGCCCTTCCGCTGCGAGGCGAGCGTCGGGATCACGACCCTCTGGAGGTAGGCGTCGAGCGTCGCCGGAAGTCTCGCGACGTTGAGATCGGCCAAGTAACGCTTCAGGAGCTTGTCTTCGTAGGGGAACAGTTTCTCGCGATCGGG
The sequence above is a segment of the Candidatus Polarisedimenticolia bacterium genome. Coding sequences within it:
- a CDS encoding alpha/beta fold hydrolase — encoded protein: MRKWLKRILMSLAVILVIGYVGACVWLRANETRIAFNRRLPYVPPWPSLVLNEQRVEFAELGGTKVFAWLVPSLPADAGNLWLLFFHGTGDNVSLSANAYDQFRSMGFNVMAPEYPGYAGSPGEPSEEVIEWEARAAYDYLRKEKHAPAKNIVLFGASLGSAVAIDLASHVDAGGLIVGSGFSSAIAIGQKMFPFLPMRLLLRARFESDKKIGLVKMPVLVIHSVDDRRIPLAENGQKLYDLARSPKRLVKIHGEHGEGVTHATVNPGFFADIVTFLNEQAGFQLRRPLPSIAPEISAAIKRDGIEAAVDRYRALRRDTPARYNFREPELDHLGQDLLDKKRNDEAIAIFRLNAEMFPQSFRAFDSLADAYAASGKAEEAGQSYRRSLVLIPEDGEYIRAKLEHLHQAPGS
- a CDS encoding GNAT family N-acetyltransferase, with the protein product MELNLEKCRVRSWRESDAESLAAHADNRRVWINLRDAFPHPYRLADARAFIGRALAADPETVFAIVVDEAAVGGIGFRLHGDVERVSAEIGYWLAEPLWGRGIMTEALAAVTALAIREHGLTRVFAVPYEWNAASFRVLEKAGYVCEARLRRSAIKDGCVIDQRLYAYVVEGPGEEGGKG
- a CDS encoding PAS domain S-box protein, whose amino-acid sequence is MQRFRRILFPYLVAMGAIAAAVGARWLLDPLLDHRLPFITMYAAIAVAVWVGGWRPALVATVLGYLATDLIFVETEPNSPLSLRSPGGLAGLLVYFASSLIVIGLGNAMRRAKRRAEDAAEEALARQKQLESEIAGRRKTEEALRAKEAELELITSRTPLFLTRCSRDRRFVFVNRACAEFLGRRPEEIVGRPIADILGQEAYASLAPHIDQVLRGEDVEFEVEIPYAYRGPSWMRVTYTPDRDERGEVIGWLASLSDVTGRKQAEEAVKQRERLFRTLVRASSQSIWQYRRDGTPMPHIDEANVAWWREFTGQTEEQRTAEGGMGWLNAVHPEDRDAARGNWQDIRDAGKPTSAEFRVRRNDGAWRWLVVRGVPFRDEPDGGTRVAGTIVDITEQKEAELALRASEERFRLLADAAPVAVWISGTDKLCTWFNKSWLDFVGRSLEQEIGYGWAENVHPEHLDRCLKTYVGSFDTRQPFAMEYRLRRHDGEYRWMLDNGIPYYGPAGEFAGYIGSCLDITDRKQGEEDLREADRRKDEFLATLAHELRNPLAPVQNAVEILRLKGPRTPEVQWARDVIDRQMQQMARLIDDLMDVSRITRNRLGLRKERVELAKALRAAVETSQAVIDRSGQQLDFAPAREPIVLDADLMRLAQVFSNLLSNAAKFSERGSRISLAAERQGAEAVISVRDTGIGIPEEMLPHIFEPFTQVDRSLERAHGGLGIGLMLVKRLLEMHGGRIEARSDGPGKGSEFIVRLPIAETRTRQPSKADEKTSDERPPREDPPRPAGAKRCRILVADDNKDAAASLSMMLEIMGYETRSAYDGLQALEAADQFRPAVALLDIGMPKTNGYDVARHIRQQPWGKDIVLMAVTGWGQETDKKRTLEAGFDHHLVKPVNPSVLAKLLVSLPPRPPDH
- a CDS encoding CPBP family glutamic-type intramembrane protease, which gives rise to MEDRRVPDSMGILLAPCLVPLAGRLERWQKEAPLEARLYFDVISAVTIVAAAWVMARFVDRRTLASLGFAPQGLARDLAYYLTGNLWMPIGVHFAWNSLLGPVLGLSVSGQDPYNTGTQLFTVEGPRRFTGGTFGLEGGAVVTLTTAIGILALALAWRRKRLAAEGGR
- a CDS encoding amidohydrolase, with protein sequence MVLPLGWVAAGWGCSLAPRDEMRPASAARQEADADLTAFIGKIRAVDNHSHANSVAPGDTDQDALPLEVILPFEVPAPLRPDNPDWLAAYKALYQYPHADLTDAHLSELRGAARRVAREQGERFPAWVLDQTGLEVLLANRIAMGPGLAPPRFRWVSYADALMLPLSTKNEAATSPDREKLFPYEDKLLKRYLADLNVARLPATLDAYLQRVVIPTLASQRKGGCVAVKFEAALLRSLDFEEVQAPAAGRIYARYAAGGEPSHAEYKALQDFLFRAIAREAGRLGMAVHLHAFEGPGNFYRAAGSDPLLLEPVFNDPSLRQTNFVIIHGGGVFASHAGAMLWKPNVYADMSAMTLLYTPAALAEVLRDWLTQYPEKVLYGSDASALGPDMGWEIGAWVAARNGRKALALALGDMIRDEAVSRARAREIATMVMRANAGRLYRLGLQ